In the genome of Mucilaginibacter sp. 14171R-50, the window GACAGGGTAAAGTTAAACAACGGCACCATGCTGCGTACGGTAACTTACGATACCCGCGATCCACAGCATATTGTTAATCTTATAGCCCAGGCACGCAGGGCAAAAATGGTCATGAAGTTTCAGGGGCAGGACGCTGACAATAATATCTATAAGTTTGATAACGAGTTTTACGCCATCACCATGCTCATCAGCACTACCGAGAACAAAGGCCAGGTAGTGGTAACCCAGAAAGAGTTTTTTTAATAACCATTGTAAACAAAAATCCCCGGCGTTTAGCCAGGGATAATCAGCAATCAAAGTTATTTTCCTATTGCAGCAGGGTCAAACACGCTTTTATCTATAGGCTGATTAGCTTTAATATCGCTGTAAACTTCGGTTTGCAGCAGCTTATCATTTATGTAGAACTTGCACAGTGTTTCGCTCCAGGCGCCCCCCACCATTTTGTGCTCTTCAAAAGTCGCCTCCATTTTGCCGTTGGTATCGTATTTAAAATAACGCACAGCCACCAGTTTGTCTTTATCTATCCACAGTTGGTTTACCTTGTCATCATCTTTTGCAGACCCTAAAACATAAACGGGTTTACCTTTCCAGGTGCTTTCATGGGTCTTGCTAAGGTCAAAGTGCAGTTCGTTAAAATGCGCGAATACCTGGTCTATCGGTTTAAAATACATCCCCCCTAAAAAGAAGATCAATTCGTTTTCATCCTTCGCGGCGCGTACCACCTTATTGTTCCTGAAAACGTACGACGAATCGCCACGGTATATCACACCGTTTCCGCCCTTATCCGCGCCAAAATCAATACGTAGCATATCGGGGTAAACAATACGCTCGTACCAGGTATCGGTTTTTACCAAAGTATCGTTACGGTACCGGCCTGTTGTTTGGGTAAATGTTAACGAAGTATGCCATTTACCATGGTAGCGGCCGTACATTTTTTTAATAACATCGGCGCTTGTTAATTGCTTAGGCGATGTAAAACCCCACACCGATAACAGGGTAGCAACCGAAGTAATAAGGGAGAATAAATATTTCATATTAGGGTAATTAAATATTATGCTGTTAATTCTTCATAAGCGGCGGTTAAGCTGCGTTGTATGCCATCACCCTGCCAATCGGTTACGCCGGGAATAGCGGTAGCGCTTAAAATTTGTTCTTTAGTTTTACCTGCCTTTATACCACCCTCAACATAAGCAACCAGTTTTTCCATATAATTCTGCATGGCCTTAAGGTCGGCCTGGGTGCCGGTAACCTTTACAGGATCGTAAGCATGGCCAAATACAAATATGGTATCTTTGTTAAACTGTTTTTGGGCCTGCTCTAAAGCAACTGCCCAATGCCTGCACGATGCGCCCGCGCTGCGGTCGATATAAGGGTGCATGCGGTTAAAAACCTGGTCGCCGCAGTGAACGATGTTGGCATTCTCGAAGTGTACAAAGCTATCGCCGTTGGTATGGCCCGCACCAAAATAGTGGGCGGTGATAGTTTCGTCGCCTATTTTAGTTCTCCACTTATCTGTATAGGTAACCTCGGGGTATAACTGTTTATCCTCCGATTTTTGTTTTACTGCCGCCGCCTTTTGGTTAATTAACGAATTGGCATGCGCTGCCACGTTTTTTGCAATGCCTTTAAAAGAGATGTTGCCACTGGTATGGTCGCCATGGTGGTGGGTGTTTATCAGCCATTGAAAAGGCATATCACTTTTCTTTTTCAGTTCGGCTATCAGGTGGGTCGCGGGTTCGGGGAACTCCGCGTCTACGCAAACAATACCTTCTTTGTTCACCATCCAGATAATGGTGCCCCCCTGCTCGGTAAAAATACCAACGTTGTTGCGCAAGGGTGTAAGTTTATACTCGGGCCGGGCTAATATTGCCGCCAAACTTTTGTTGCTTAAAAAGGCCAGCGATCCCGCGGCTATAGCTGTATTTGTTAAGAATTTTCTGCGTTCCATATTAGAGATTAAAGGTCAGATGATCGGAGATTAGTTAAAGTTATGTTTTATTTTAAAGTTGAGAATGGCTTTAAATTTTCTTTTTAGGATTTAGATTTTCCAGTTAATATTGATGAAAAGCCTGCGATACAAACTCCAGCACCACAGGTAGCGAGCCGCGCCAATAGGTCCAGTTATGGGCTCCATCACGTACACGGTACTCATGCGGGATCTCTTTTTTACGCATCAGGTTATGTACCAAGCCGTTGCCCTCGTATAAAAAATCGTCGTCGCCAACATCCATAAACCAGCGAATGGCTTTCTTCTGATCATCGGGTATAGCGTTTATCAAAGGCAATACGCTGTAACGGTTATAATAGTTGCTTATGGTGCTATCGGCCATGCCCGGATTGTTTTTGCCGATACCCGCCTTAGCATCTTCCAGGCTAAGAAAGCCCGTAGCCGCGCTTAACGGGCAGGCCGATGAAAACATTTCGGGGTGGTGCAGCGCATACACAAAACTGCCGCCCCCGCCCATGCTAAGGCCGGC includes:
- a CDS encoding MBL fold metallo-hydrolase, with product MERRKFLTNTAIAAGSLAFLSNKSLAAILARPEYKLTPLRNNVGIFTEQGGTIIWMVNKEGIVCVDAEFPEPATHLIAELKKKSDMPFQWLINTHHHGDHTSGNISFKGIAKNVAAHANSLINQKAAAVKQKSEDKQLYPEVTYTDKWRTKIGDETITAHYFGAGHTNGDSFVHFENANIVHCGDQVFNRMHPYIDRSAGASCRHWAVALEQAQKQFNKDTIFVFGHAYDPVKVTGTQADLKAMQNYMEKLVAYVEGGIKAGKTKEQILSATAIPGVTDWQGDGIQRSLTAAYEELTA